The Eubacteriaceae bacterium Marseille-Q4139 genome has a window encoding:
- a CDS encoding bifunctional oligoribonuclease/PAP phosphatase NrnA, with protein MGILTESLKDRKTAVILGHVNPDGDCIGSCLGLWNYLRENYEGIEVTVCLESMPQKFDYLKGYHEVCHEYDPEKKFDLCITLDASDVPRLGGFAGYLKSAAKSLCVDHHITNGGLADVNVIDAKASSTCEVLFGLMEEEKISLKTAECLYTGIVHDTGVFKYSSASKRTMEIAGCLMEKGVKFQEIIDGSFYRRTYGQNRLLGNTVLKSELLLSGLLVWSYVTKEELDRFGCTVKAVDGIIDQLRVTEGADCAVLIYETGENGECKVSLRSNRMTDVSRIAAGFGGGGHMRAAGCTMHGEIPELIKKVADAVAVQLEGR; from the coding sequence GTGGGTATTTTAACAGAAAGCTTAAAGGACAGGAAAACTGCCGTAATTTTAGGACATGTGAACCCGGACGGGGACTGTATCGGTTCCTGCCTGGGACTCTGGAATTATCTGCGGGAGAATTATGAGGGGATCGAGGTGACAGTCTGCCTGGAGTCCATGCCGCAGAAATTCGATTATCTGAAGGGCTATCACGAGGTGTGCCATGAATACGATCCGGAGAAGAAATTCGACCTCTGCATCACCCTGGACGCCAGTGACGTTCCAAGGCTCGGGGGTTTTGCCGGATATCTTAAAAGCGCCGCAAAAAGCCTCTGCGTCGACCACCACATCACAAACGGGGGCCTGGCAGACGTAAACGTCATCGACGCGAAGGCCAGCTCTACCTGTGAAGTCCTTTTCGGGCTTATGGAGGAAGAAAAAATAAGCCTGAAGACGGCGGAATGCCTTTATACCGGAATTGTCCATGACACCGGCGTCTTCAAGTACAGCAGCGCGTCAAAAAGGACGATGGAAATCGCCGGCTGCCTGATGGAAAAAGGCGTAAAGTTCCAGGAGATCATCGACGGCAGCTTTTACAGGCGCACCTACGGCCAGAACAGGCTCCTTGGGAACACGGTTTTAAAGAGCGAGCTGCTTCTTAGCGGGCTTCTCGTCTGGTCCTATGTGACAAAAGAGGAGCTTGACCGGTTCGGCTGCACCGTAAAGGCCGTGGACGGGATCATCGACCAGCTCCGCGTCACAGAGGGCGCCGACTGTGCCGTCCTGATCTATGAGACGGGAGAAAACGGGGAGTGCAAGGTGAGCCTGCGCTCCAACCGCATGACGGATGTGAGCCGGATTGCGGCCGGTTTCGGCGGCGGCGGCCATATGCGGGCGGCCGGCTGTACGATGCACGGGGAAATCCCGGAGCTCATCAAAAAGGTGGCGGATGCAGTCGCCGTCCAGCTGGAAGGACGATAA
- the rbfA gene encoding 30S ribosome-binding factor RbfA: MRKNSIKNTRINGEVQKALSEIIRSELKDPRIHPMTSVVLVQVTPDLKLCRAYISVLADEETAKETIKGLKSAEGYIRTQLAKMVNLRNTPEVHFVLDQSIEYGVRMTRLIDEVAKESEETEEDGNDSGLA, encoded by the coding sequence ATGAGGAAAAACAGCATTAAGAATACAAGGATCAACGGTGAGGTCCAGAAGGCTCTGAGCGAAATCATCCGCTCGGAGCTCAAGGACCCCAGGATCCATCCCATGACAAGCGTGGTGCTTGTCCAGGTAACGCCGGATCTCAAGCTCTGCCGGGCGTATATCAGCGTCCTGGCAGACGAGGAGACGGCCAAAGAAACCATCAAAGGCTTAAAGAGCGCGGAGGGCTACATCCGCACGCAGCTTGCCAAGATGGTAAATCTCCGGAACACGCCGGAGGTGCACTTCGTCCTCGACCAGTCCATCGAGTACGGCGTCCGCATGACGCGGCTCATCGACGAGGTGGCGAAGGAATCGGAGGAGACAGAAGAAGACGGAAACGACAGCGGGCTGGCATAA
- the infB gene encoding translation initiation factor IF-2 → MRVNELAKDLGKTSKEGLDILQKNQTDVKSSQANVSDDQAAAVKKAAEPKKEAAAGTEKPAEGAQAQPAKKRIAAVYRPQNSSQKNRPSGGQKQGQRPQRPAGAGGMQVRPTTSPAQKQERPAAPAGTAAQAKPQTAAQQAGTAPQVQAAEVTGQQAKPQTAAPAPRAEQEQSRQAGSAQGGRDSRQGGSFQGNRDGRQGGNYQGSRDGRPAGSAQGGRDGRQGGSYQGSRDGRQGGNFQGSRDGRQGGNFQGSRDGRQGGSYQGSRDGRQGGNFQGSRDGRPGGNYQGSRDGRQGGNFQGSRDGRPGGNYQGSRDGRQGGNFQGNRDGRQGGRPGGNFQGGRDGGRGLNIPKPSFDTPISQKQQNTKASKNAYKKEHDSKKDHEEEMTRGKGGKGGKNVKAPVMPPQPKKVEKVEEIKTIVIPEVITIKELADKMKLQPSAIVKKLFLQGTIVTINQEIDFEKAEEIAMEYDVLCEKEKKINVIEELLKEEEEDEKDMVPRPPVICVMGHVDHGKTSLLDAIRETNVTAKEAGGITQHIGAYVVEANGQKITFLDTPGHEAFTAMRMRGAQATDIAILVVAADDGVMPQTVEAINHAKAAGVEIIVAVNKIDKPSANVERVKQELSEYELIPEDWGGSTVFVPVSAHTKEGIPELLEMILLTAEVKELKANPNRKARGLVIEAQLDKGKGPVATVLVQKGTLHVGDSIAAGSCFGKVRAMMDDKGRRVKEAGPSTPVEILGLNDVPNAGEVFVSTVNEKEARNFAETFITEGKNKLIEDTKAKLSLDDLFSQIKAGNVKELPIIVKADVQGSVEAVKQSLVKLSNEEVVVKVIHGGVGTITESDVTLASASNAIIIGFNVRPDATAKSIADREKVDVRLYRVIYQAIEDVEAAMKGMLDPIFEEQVTGHAVVRQTFKASGVGTIAGSYVLDGKITRGCKARITRDGEQIFEGPLASLKRFKDDVKEVNAGYECGLVFEGFNDLKEDDMIEVYIMVEVPR, encoded by the coding sequence GTGAGGGTGAATGAATTGGCAAAAGATTTAGGAAAGACGAGTAAAGAGGGATTGGATATATTGCAGAAGAATCAAACAGATGTTAAGAGCAGCCAGGCAAATGTTTCTGATGACCAGGCAGCAGCGGTAAAAAAAGCGGCCGAACCGAAAAAGGAAGCGGCGGCAGGTACGGAAAAACCGGCAGAGGGCGCCCAGGCGCAGCCGGCAAAGAAGAGGATTGCGGCCGTATATCGCCCGCAGAACAGCAGCCAGAAGAACCGTCCTTCGGGCGGACAGAAACAGGGACAGAGGCCCCAGAGGCCGGCAGGCGCAGGCGGTATGCAGGTGCGCCCGACCACGTCCCCGGCTCAGAAGCAGGAGAGGCCGGCAGCACCGGCCGGGACAGCAGCCCAGGCGAAGCCGCAGACGGCTGCCCAGCAAGCAGGAACGGCGCCGCAGGTACAGGCAGCCGAGGTGACAGGCCAGCAGGCAAAGCCACAGACGGCAGCACCGGCTCCGAGGGCCGAGCAGGAGCAGAGCCGTCAGGCAGGAAGCGCCCAGGGAGGCCGTGACAGCCGCCAGGGAGGAAGCTTCCAGGGGAACCGCGACGGCCGCCAGGGAGGAAACTACCAGGGAAGCCGTGACGGAAGACCGGCAGGAAGCGCCCAGGGAGGCCGCGACGGCCGCCAGGGAGGAAGCTACCAGGGAAGCCGCGACGGCCGCCAGGGAGGAAACTTCCAGGGAAGCCGCGACGGCCGCCAGGGAGGAAACTTCCAGGGAAGCCGTGACGGGCGCCAGGGAGGAAGCTACCAGGGAAGCCGTGACGGCCGCCAGGGAGGAAACTTCCAGGGAAGCCGCGACGGAAGACCAGGCGGAAACTATCAGGGAAGCCGCGACGGCCGCCAGGGAGGAAACTTCCAGGGAAGCCGTGACGGAAGGCCAGGCGGAAATTATCAGGGAAGCCGCGACGGCCGCCAGGGAGGAAACTTCCAGGGGAACCGTGACGGGCGCCAGGGCGGAAGACCGGGCGGAAACTTCCAGGGAGGCCGCGACGGCGGCAGGGGATTAAACATCCCGAAGCCGTCCTTTGACACGCCGATTTCCCAGAAGCAGCAGAATACGAAGGCAAGCAAGAATGCCTATAAGAAAGAGCATGACTCCAAGAAAGACCATGAAGAGGAGATGACGAGAGGCAAGGGCGGAAAAGGCGGAAAGAACGTAAAAGCGCCTGTGATGCCGCCGCAGCCGAAGAAGGTGGAGAAGGTCGAGGAGATCAAGACCATCGTAATCCCCGAGGTCATCACCATCAAGGAGCTGGCAGACAAGATGAAGCTCCAGCCGTCCGCCATCGTAAAGAAATTGTTCTTACAGGGTACCATCGTCACCATCAACCAGGAGATCGACTTTGAAAAGGCAGAGGAGATCGCCATGGAGTATGACGTGCTCTGCGAGAAGGAAAAGAAGATCAACGTCATCGAGGAGCTTTTAAAGGAAGAGGAAGAGGACGAGAAGGACATGGTTCCGAGACCGCCGGTTATCTGCGTCATGGGCCATGTTGACCATGGAAAAACGTCCCTTCTCGATGCCATCCGTGAGACAAACGTGACGGCAAAAGAGGCCGGCGGCATTACCCAGCACATCGGTGCCTACGTGGTGGAGGCAAACGGCCAGAAGATTACGTTCCTCGATACGCCGGGCCATGAGGCGTTCACGGCCATGCGTATGCGCGGCGCCCAGGCTACGGATATCGCCATCCTTGTGGTGGCTGCCGACGACGGCGTCATGCCGCAGACCGTCGAGGCCATCAACCATGCCAAGGCAGCTGGCGTGGAAATCATCGTCGCTGTCAACAAGATTGATAAGCCGAGTGCCAACGTAGAGAGGGTAAAACAGGAGCTTTCCGAGTACGAGTTAATCCCCGAGGACTGGGGCGGCAGCACCGTGTTCGTGCCGGTATCGGCCCACACGAAGGAAGGAATTCCGGAGCTTCTCGAAATGATCCTCTTGACGGCAGAAGTAAAGGAATTAAAGGCCAACCCCAACCGGAAGGCAAGAGGCCTTGTGATCGAGGCGCAGCTTGACAAGGGCAAAGGCCCGGTGGCTACGGTCCTCGTCCAGAAGGGAACGCTCCATGTGGGCGATTCCATCGCAGCCGGCTCCTGCTTCGGCAAGGTTCGTGCCATGATGGACGACAAGGGACGCCGCGTGAAGGAGGCCGGCCCGTCGACGCCGGTAGAGATCCTCGGCTTAAACGACGTGCCCAATGCCGGCGAGGTCTTCGTTTCCACCGTAAACGAGAAGGAAGCGAGAAACTTCGCGGAGACCTTCATCACAGAAGGAAAGAACAAGTTAATTGAAGATACAAAGGCGAAACTGTCCTTAGACGATCTGTTCTCCCAGATCAAGGCAGGAAACGTCAAAGAGCTGCCGATCATTGTAAAGGCAGACGTACAGGGCTCCGTGGAGGCAGTAAAGCAGAGCCTTGTGAAGCTCTCCAACGAGGAGGTCGTCGTAAAGGTGATCCACGGCGGCGTCGGCACCATCACGGAATCCGACGTGACCCTGGCTTCCGCCTCCAACGCGATCATCATCGGCTTCAACGTGCGGCCGGACGCGACGGCGAAGTCCATCGCAGACCGGGAGAAGGTGGATGTCCGCCTGTACCGCGTGATCTATCAGGCCATCGAGGACGTGGAAGCTGCCATGAAGGGCATGTTAGACCCGATCTTCGAGGAACAGGTGACCGGCCATGCCGTCGTCCGCCAGACCTTCAAGGCTTCCGGCGTCGGCACCATCGCAGGCTCCTATGTGCTTGACGGAAAGATCACCCGCGGCTGCAAGGCAAGAATCACCCGCGACGGCGAGCAGATTTTTGAGGGCCCGCTTGCTTCCTTAAAGCGTTTCAAGGACGACGTAAAGGAAGTCAACGCCGGCTACGAGTGCGGTCTTGTGTTTGAGGGCTTCAATGACCTGAAGGAAGACGACATGATTGAGGTTTACATCATGGTGGAGGTTCCCAGGTAG
- a CDS encoding ribosomal L7Ae/L30e/S12e/Gadd45 family protein: MGSRSKVFGLLGLATRAGKVQSGEFSTEKSVKSGRSSMVIVSEEASDNTKKMFRNMCTYYKVPYVEFGGKEELGHAMGKRYRASLSVEDGGFSGAIMKELNRNGGSECEGE, encoded by the coding sequence TTGGGAAGCAGGAGTAAAGTCTTTGGCCTTCTTGGCCTGGCTACAAGGGCCGGAAAGGTGCAGAGCGGCGAGTTTTCCACGGAAAAGAGCGTGAAATCCGGGAGATCCTCGATGGTGATCGTCTCCGAGGAGGCATCTGACAATACGAAGAAGATGTTTCGGAACATGTGTACTTACTATAAAGTCCCATACGTTGAATTCGGAGGAAAGGAAGAACTCGGTCATGCCATGGGAAAGAGGTACCGTGCCTCGCTTTCCGTGGAGGACGGCGGTTTTTCCGGGGCGATCATGAAGGAACTGAACAGGAACGGAGGCAGTGAGTGTGAGGGTGAATGA
- a CDS encoding YlxR family protein, producing the protein MSTAKKIPQRQCIGCGEMKNKRELIRVLRDTEGHISIDAGGRKNGRGAYICPSMDCFKKAVKNKGLERSFKMAIPKEVYESLEKEMEQIGKQE; encoded by the coding sequence GTGAGTACAGCAAAAAAGATTCCGCAGAGACAGTGTATCGGCTGCGGGGAGATGAAAAACAAGCGGGAGCTGATCCGTGTTTTAAGGGACACGGAGGGCCATATCTCCATCGACGCAGGCGGCAGGAAAAACGGCCGCGGCGCGTATATCTGCCCGTCCATGGACTGCTTTAAAAAGGCAGTGAAAAATAAGGGGCTGGAGCGGTCTTTTAAAATGGCGATCCCGAAAGAGGTCTACGAAAGTCTGGAAAAGGAGATGGAACAGATTGGGAAGCAGGAGTAA
- the nusA gene encoding transcription termination/antitermination protein NusA, with the protein MNKELLEAMNVLEKENNISKETLLEAIENSLLTACKNHFGKADNVKVIIDHDTCDFSVYAEKEVVETVEDPILQISVADARMRDPKFEIGDIVQIPIDSHDFGRIATQNAKNVILQKIREEGRKAQFNEWFCKEKEIVTGIVQRYIGRNVSIDLGKVDAILPESEQVRGEVFQRTERIKVFILEVKDTPKGPRISVSRTHPDLVRRLFEAEIAEVRDGTVEIRAIAREAGSRTKIAVSSTDPNVDPVGACVGLNGARVGAIVNELRGEKIDIINWDDNPAFLIENALSPAKVISVVADEDAKEAQVIVPDYQLSLAIGKEGQNARLAARLTTYKIDIKSETQARELGLFDELEYGEYEGGYEGEIDADVELEPMDESYEEPENADYQEEPEGSV; encoded by the coding sequence ATGAATAAGGAACTGTTGGAAGCAATGAACGTGCTGGAAAAGGAAAATAATATCAGCAAAGAGACATTGCTGGAGGCAATCGAGAATTCCCTGCTCACTGCCTGCAAAAACCATTTCGGAAAAGCGGATAACGTGAAGGTTATCATCGACCATGATACCTGCGATTTCTCCGTCTATGCGGAAAAGGAAGTGGTGGAGACCGTAGAGGATCCGATTTTACAGATCAGCGTTGCGGACGCCAGGATGCGGGATCCGAAATTCGAGATTGGCGACATCGTCCAGATTCCCATTGACTCCCACGACTTCGGCCGGATCGCAACCCAGAACGCAAAGAACGTGATTCTCCAGAAAATCCGCGAGGAGGGCAGGAAGGCCCAGTTCAACGAGTGGTTCTGCAAGGAGAAGGAGATCGTTACCGGCATCGTGCAGCGGTACATCGGCAGGAACGTGAGCATCGACCTTGGAAAGGTGGACGCCATCCTTCCGGAGTCGGAGCAGGTGCGCGGCGAGGTGTTCCAGAGAACCGAGAGGATTAAGGTCTTTATCCTGGAAGTAAAGGATACGCCGAAAGGGCCGAGGATTTCCGTTTCCAGGACGCACCCCGACCTGGTGAGACGGCTGTTTGAGGCGGAAATCGCAGAGGTGCGCGACGGTACCGTAGAGATCCGCGCCATCGCAAGGGAGGCCGGCTCCAGGACGAAGATTGCCGTCAGCTCCACAGATCCCAACGTCGATCCGGTGGGCGCCTGCGTCGGCTTAAACGGCGCCAGAGTAGGAGCTATCGTAAACGAGCTCCGCGGCGAGAAGATCGACATCATCAACTGGGACGACAACCCGGCGTTCTTAATTGAGAATGCCTTAAGCCCGGCGAAGGTGATCTCCGTCGTGGCCGATGAGGACGCGAAGGAAGCCCAGGTCATTGTTCCCGACTACCAGCTTTCCCTGGCCATCGGCAAGGAAGGACAGAACGCAAGGCTGGCAGCAAGGCTTACGACTTACAAGATCGACATCAAGAGCGAGACCCAGGCGAGAGAGCTTGGCCTCTTCGATGAGCTGGAGTACGGTGAGTACGAGGGCGGCTATGAAGGCGAGATCGACGCCGATGTGGAACTGGAACCGATGGACGAAAGCTATGAGGAACCTGAAAACGCAGACTACCAGGAGGAACCGGAAGGCTCCGTATAA
- a CDS encoding ribosome maturation factor RimP — MAKRDEYEAKVEAFLLPVMEENGFELVDVEYVKEAGTWYLRAYIDKPGGFTVDDCEMVSRKLGDWLDKEDFIDESYILEVSSPGLGRPLKKEKDFKRSLGEQVEIRLYKAVDRQKEFVGALKAYDENTVTIEYEDGAESTFERKDIALIRLAFDF; from the coding sequence ATGGCAAAAAGAGATGAGTATGAGGCAAAGGTGGAAGCGTTTCTGCTTCCGGTCATGGAGGAGAACGGGTTCGAGCTTGTGGACGTGGAATACGTGAAGGAAGCAGGTACCTGGTATCTGAGGGCTTATATCGACAAGCCGGGCGGCTTTACCGTGGATGACTGCGAGATGGTTTCCAGAAAGCTTGGCGACTGGCTGGACAAAGAAGATTTCATAGACGAAAGCTACATCCTGGAGGTCAGCTCCCCGGGGCTTGGACGGCCTTTAAAGAAGGAAAAGGATTTTAAGCGCAGCCTTGGAGAGCAGGTGGAAATCCGTCTTTATAAGGCGGTGGACCGTCAGAAGGAATTTGTCGGGGCCTTAAAGGCATACGATGAGAATACCGTGACCATCGAATATGAAGACGGGGCGGAAAGCACATTTGAGAGAAAAGACATTGCCCTGATTCGGCTGGCATTCGATTTTTAA
- a CDS encoding flavodoxin family protein, which yields MKAVCIVGSARSDGSTAYLVDTIRKGMESVGIETVRYSIGEANLHFCTGCKTCYEDGNCIWKDDVETIVSDLFDADFVVIAAPSYWAEVPGQLKVFFDRSTPYGDTNPSRRLWRKKPAKGIAIAVRAGSHEEENVQILNSIAHYYGHLGIETVERVSVCRVDTLKDLLSGHQEEIDRVYRIGAGLLEG from the coding sequence ATGAAAGCAGTTTGCATTGTCGGCAGCGCCCGTTCCGACGGGAGCACGGCCTATCTGGTTGACACCATCCGGAAAGGGATGGAAAGCGTTGGGATTGAAACCGTCCGGTATTCGATTGGGGAGGCGAACCTCCATTTCTGTACGGGCTGCAAAACCTGTTACGAGGACGGGAACTGTATCTGGAAGGACGATGTGGAGACGATTGTATCCGATCTTTTTGACGCGGATTTCGTGGTGATTGCGGCGCCGTCCTACTGGGCGGAGGTTCCGGGGCAGTTAAAGGTGTTTTTTGACAGGAGCACGCCGTATGGAGATACGAACCCCAGCCGGAGGCTCTGGCGGAAGAAGCCGGCAAAGGGGATTGCCATCGCGGTGCGGGCCGGAAGCCATGAAGAAGAGAATGTGCAGATTTTAAACTCCATCGCCCACTATTACGGCCATTTGGGAATTGAGACAGTGGAACGTGTTTCCGTCTGCCGCGTGGACACGTTAAAAGACCTGCTTTCCGGCCATCAGGAAGAAATTGACCGGGTTTACCGGATCGGGGCAGGGCTTCTTGAAGGTTAA
- a CDS encoding amidohydrolase family protein, with protein sequence MTTVFANARIVDVLGGTAIENGSVIVEDGIIKEVGAGLAVPEGAKVVDLAGKTMIPGLFNCHVHMCSDAGNGVRESACDAAITIRALKNLKTLLASGVTYVRDAGAPNHIDITLHEAAVKGDILSPEMQTAGKCICMTGGHGHSTGREADGPDDCRKAAREQLKAGANWIKVMATGGVMTKGVEPGSAQLTEEELRAAIEEAHKAGAKTFTHAQGMEGIKNALRAGVDSIEHGFFMDDWCFDFMKEHNVFFVPTLAAPYWIKLKGTAAGIPDYMVRKVEATIDAHQDTFRRAHKAGVKIALGTDAGTPFNAYDKTAMEAVLMVENGMTPMEAIQCGTINSAELLRVQDTHGSITPGKKAHFAIFEKNPLEDIHALLDCSMTVMNGEIVCEK encoded by the coding sequence ATGACAACAGTTTTTGCAAATGCCAGGATCGTTGACGTCCTTGGCGGAACTGCCATCGAAAACGGAAGCGTAATCGTCGAGGACGGAATCATAAAGGAAGTCGGCGCCGGCCTTGCTGTTCCGGAAGGGGCAAAGGTCGTAGACCTGGCCGGAAAAACCATGATCCCCGGCTTATTCAACTGCCACGTCCATATGTGCTCCGACGCAGGGAACGGGGTTCGGGAATCGGCCTGCGATGCGGCCATCACCATCCGCGCCCTTAAAAACTTAAAGACTCTGCTTGCTTCCGGCGTCACTTACGTCCGCGACGCAGGCGCGCCGAATCATATCGACATCACGCTCCATGAGGCTGCCGTAAAGGGCGACATCCTTTCCCCGGAAATGCAGACCGCAGGAAAATGCATCTGCATGACAGGCGGACACGGGCATTCCACAGGACGCGAAGCCGACGGCCCCGATGACTGCCGCAAGGCTGCAAGGGAGCAGTTAAAGGCAGGCGCCAACTGGATCAAGGTCATGGCTACCGGCGGCGTTATGACAAAGGGCGTAGAGCCCGGCTCCGCACAGCTTACGGAGGAAGAGCTGCGTGCTGCCATCGAAGAGGCACACAAGGCCGGCGCTAAGACCTTCACCCATGCTCAGGGCATGGAGGGCATCAAAAACGCCCTGCGGGCCGGCGTGGATTCCATCGAGCACGGCTTCTTCATGGACGACTGGTGCTTTGATTTCATGAAAGAGCACAACGTTTTCTTCGTCCCGACGTTGGCGGCTCCCTACTGGATTAAATTAAAGGGAACGGCAGCAGGCATCCCGGACTACATGGTGCGGAAGGTGGAAGCCACCATCGACGCCCATCAGGATACGTTCCGCCGCGCACACAAGGCAGGCGTGAAGATCGCCCTGGGTACCGATGCAGGAACGCCGTTCAACGCCTACGACAAGACGGCCATGGAGGCTGTCCTCATGGTAGAAAACGGAATGACGCCGATGGAGGCCATCCAGTGCGGCACCATCAATTCCGCAGAGCTTCTCCGTGTCCAGGATACCCACGGCTCCATCACGCCCGGAAAGAAGGCGCATTTTGCCATCTTCGAGAAGAATCCGCTGGAGGATATCCATGCATTGTTAGACTGTTCGATGACCGTGATGAACGGCGAGATCGTCTGCGAAAAATAG